GAGTATATGAAAGACTCTAAAGCAACACTACCAAATACAGTTAGTTTTACAGATTCTATAGAGAGACTTGAATCTTTAGATACGAAAGGGGAATTTAATAAACGTTTTCAAAATAAGTTAGGGGAATTGCACAAGCTTAGAAATAAATTAACACATTTTGAATACAAATTAGGAGACGAGGAGTTTGGAACAGTTAATGAGTTATTTATTAAATACTCTAAAAACTATGATGAACGTTATCGGTGGGGGTGTCTTCCAGGAGAAAAAGTAGTAGATATAAAGGAATTTGAAGAGAAAATAAAAAATAAAGAACTTAAACAATTAATATTAGAAGCTGAATTTAATCAAAATTTATTGAAAAAAATAGAAAGCTATCGTGATTGGACTTCTTTTATGTTTGGTTGTAAAAGTGTAGCCAAAGATATAGTCTCTAATTGTGAAGAGTTTAGTGGCGATGACATTAAAAAGATTAGGAAAAGGTTAGAGATTTTAAAGTATGCAGAGTTAATAGAATTCACTGAAGAGATTATTGAAATGGAGGAAGGCAATTTTACCACTATAATAAATGTAGAAGTAAAAAATAAAAAATAAATAGTTTCAAATCGACATTTTAAAAATTTTGTAAATGAAATATGAAGAAAAAATTAGGAAAATATTCGACGACTTACATCAATGTCTAGCATCGATTCGATTTTTTCTGATTTTTTCAAATATGGAATAGAAATTTTTAATAAGTCTTGAACTTTGGTTACTTTTTTTCAAGAGAAAGTAACAGGAAACTTTTAAGTAATGAATTTTATTAAAAAATAATGTTTAAAAAAATAAATAAAGGGGAAAAACATGAATATCAGACAAATAGAAGAAAAAGATGTGGAATTATTTTTAAATTTAATGATGGAATTGGATAATGAAACCAAGTTCATGATGCTGGAACCGGGAGAAAGAAAAAATGATCTGTATATAACCAGATCAATAATTAAAAATAATCTCGAAAATTCATTTATGTATGTTGTAGAGGAGGAGAATAAATTAGTCGGATTTTTAACCGGGGAGAGGGGCAGTGCCAACAGGATAAAACACACTGTTTATATAGTCATCGGTATCCTAGGTGGTCATCGCGGCAAGGGGATAGGAAGGCAGCTTTTTGAAGAACTTGA
This is a stretch of genomic DNA from Psychrilyobacter piezotolerans. It encodes these proteins:
- a CDS encoding GNAT family N-acetyltransferase → MNIRQIEEKDVELFLNLMMELDNETKFMMLEPGERKNDLYITRSIIKNNLENSFMYVVEEENKLVGFLTGERGSANRIKHTVYIVIGILGGHRGKGIGRQLFEELEIWAGKNNIKRLELTVMTHNKKAVNLYRKMGFKIEGVKEHSILLDGKFIDEYYMGKIL